The following are encoded in a window of Anoplopoma fimbria isolate UVic2021 breed Golden Eagle Sablefish chromosome 3, Afim_UVic_2022, whole genome shotgun sequence genomic DNA:
- the gbx1 gene encoding homeobox protein GBX-1 — MQRPGGQGTAFSIDSLIGTPQPRPGHLLYTGYPMFMPYRPLVIPQALSHSHLSTGIPPLAPLASFAGRLTNTFCASLGQGVPSMVALTTTMPSFSDPPDSFYPPQELPGPRLSAADPGARRQESPQSDELHSRDKASELLNFSETFQTISGETKLYSSDDEKHDLKSADTACSDREDSSVDSENESFSDGNNCGSLSQKSKLKTGSQEALPTGGSAGKSRRRRTAFTSEQLLELEKEFHCKKYLSLTERSQIAHALKLSEVQVKIWFQNRRAKWKRIKAGNVNNRSGEPVRNPKIVVPIPVHVNRFAVRSQHQQIEQGTRP, encoded by the exons ATGCAGAGACCAGGCGGCCAAGGGACGGCGTTTTCAATCGACTCCCTGATCGGGACCCCGCAGCCCAGACCGGGACACCTGCTCTACACGGGCTACCCCATGTTCATGCCCTACAGACCTCTGGTTATCCCGCAGGCTTTGTCCCACTCGCACTTATCGACTGGGATACCTCCGCTTGCACCTTTGGCTTCCTTCGCTGGACGGCTCACCAACACCTTCTGTGCCAGTCTGGGGCAGGGGGTGCCCTCCATGGTGGCGCTCACCACCACCATGCCGAGCTTCTCGGATCCTCCGGACAGTTTCTACCCACCGCAGGAGCTCCCGGGTCCGCGTTTGAGCGCCGCGGACCCGGGAGCGAGGAGGCAGGAGAGCCCGCAGTCCGATGAGCTGCACAGCCGGGACAAGGCGTCCGAGCTGCTCAACTTCTCGGAAACTTTTCAGACGATATCAG GTGAGACCAAACTGTACAGCTCGGACGACGAGAAGCACGACCTGAAGTCCGCAGACACCGCCTGCAGCGACCGAGAGGACAGCTCCGTGGACAGCGAGAACGAGAGCTTCTCGGACGGCAACAACTGCGGCTCTCTGTCCCAGAAGAGCAAGCTGAAAACGGGCTCGCAGGAGGCGCTACCGACCGGCGGCTCGGCGGGGAAGAGCCGGAGGAGACGGACAGCTTTCACCAGCGAGCAGCTGCTGGAACTGGAAAAGGAGTTTCACTGTAAAAAGTACCTTTCTCTGACTGAGCGCTCACAGATCGCACACGCACTTAAACTGAGCGAGGTGCAGGTGAAGATCTGGTTTCAGAACCGGAGGGCCAAGTGGAAACGGATCAAAGCCGGCAACGTGAACAACCGGTCGGGAGAGCCGGTGAGGAACCCCAAAATCGTGGTCCCCATCCCGGTACACGTCAACAGGTTTGCCGTGAGGAGTCAGCACCAACAAATAGAACAAGGGACCAGGCCATGA
- the asb10 gene encoding ankyrin repeat and SOCS box protein 10, translating into MSRGSFVFTTTALRSLELDEDMLERQKYKKQLAGHHFNRYMLKKELRERAPLRSSTFMPPAVCHDAVVQNALYTGDLEAMQHLFPRGSTVNLIIEPQGGDMRWVATGDGLWSLSYEQELTTPLHITASRGFTDCLRLLLQRGADVDLAPGGTTALHESCENCQPECTKLLLIHGANANAVTEDGLMPLHYCTSPESLECAKNLLQYGAAISGRTVDEDDTPLHVAASNGLPEHTELYLRYGAAVDKRNNEGLTPLNAACSQPQEVQELEQYFKVCQVLVGAGADVHNADQDKRTPLHMACKNVNADIVDLLLANGARVNDMEYGGEAPMHNILKVACYKISRQPERIVRALLNHGSIRVWPGALPVVLKHCCRSPRTIEVLLNAYSHLKVTDTWVESVSPEVFKEHKEFYESVFSLARTPRSLQHLARFRVRMFLEGRVLKVVPQLDLPTFIKNYLLLEYRDYVH; encoded by the exons ATGTCTCGAGGTAGCTTTGTCTTCACGACCACGGCCCTGCGCTCTCTGGAACTTGATGAAGACATGCTGGAGAGACAAAAGTACAAGAAGCAGCTGGCCGGCCATCACTTCAATCGCTATATGCTGAAGAAGGAGCTCAGGGAAAGGGCACCGCTAAGGTCCAGTACTTTCATGCCACCAGCTGTTTGCCATGACGCGGTCGTCCAGAACGCTCTGTACACAGGAGACCTGGAGGCCATGCAGCACCTCTTTCCTAGAGGATCCACAGTGAACCTCATCATCGAGCCACAGGGAGGGGACATGCGCTGGGTCGCCACAGGGGACG GACTTTGGTCACTGAGCTATGAGCAGGAGCTGACCACGCCGCTTCACATCACAGCCAGCCGAGGCTTCACCGACTGCCTGAGACTCCTGCTGCAGCGGGGGGCCGACGTAGACCTGGCCCCTGGGGGCACCACGGCCCTGCACGAGTCCTGTGAAAACTGCCAGCCAGAGTGTACCAAACTGCTGCTGATCCACGGCGCCAACGCCAATGCCGTCACTGAAGACGGCTTAATGCCTTTGCACTATTGCACAAGCCCCGAATCCCTTGA ATGTGCCAAGAATCTCCTGCAGTACGGAGCAGCCATCAGCGGTCGGACTGTGGACGAGGACGACACTCCGTTACACGTGGCAGCCAGCAACGGCCTCCCAGAGCACACCGAGCTCTACCTGCGCTACGGAGCCGCTGTGGACAAACGGAACAACGAGGGCCTCACGCCTCTGAACGCCGCTTGCTCCCAAccccaggaggtgcaggagcTTGAACAGTACTTCAAGGTGTGCCAGGTTCTGGTGGGGGCCGGGGCCGACGTGCACAACGCGGACCAGGACAAACGCACGCCTTTGCACATGGCCTGTAAGAATGTAAATGCGGACATTGTGGATCTGCTGCTGGCCAACGGAGCCCGCGTTAACGACATGGAGTACGGAGGCGAGGCGCCCATGCACAACATCCTGAAGGTGGCGTGCTACAAGATTTCCCGTCAGCCCGAGAGGATCGTCCGCGCTCTGCTCAACCACGGTTCTATCCGGGTTTGGCCTGGAGCTCTGCCCGTG GTTTTGAAGCACTGCTGTAGATCTCCACGCACCATCGAGGTCCTGCTGAACGCTTACAGTCACCTCAAAGTCACAGACACCTGGGTTGAGTCAGTGTCACCGGAGGTGTTTAAG GAGCACAAAGAGTTCTATGAGTCCGTCTTCTCGTTGGCACGGACTCCTCGCTCCCTGCAGCACTTGGCACGCTTCAGGGTCAGGATGTTCCTGGAGGGCCGGGTGCTCAAAGTGGTCCCTCAACTGGATCTGCCCACCTTCATCAAGAACTACCTGCTCCTGGAGTACAGAGACTACGTCCACTGA
- the zgc:92591 gene encoding histone H2B isoform X2 — MIYLKRRGRAQVHPDTGISSRAMSIMNSFVNDLFERIATEASRLAQYNKRSTITSREVQTAVRLLLPGELAKHAVSEGTKAVTKYTSSK; from the exons ATGATCTATCTAAAAAGAAGGGGAAGAGCTCAG GTTCATCCGGACACGGGGATCTCCAGCAGAGCCATGAGCATCATGAACTCCTTCGTCAATGACCTGTTTGAGCGGATTGCCACAGAGGCGTCCCGGCTGGCTCAGTACAATAAACGCTCCACCATCACCAGCAGGGAGGTGCAGACCGCAgtgaggctgctgctgcccgGGGAGCTGGCCAAACACGCCGTGTCCGAGGGAACCAAGGCTGTCACCAAGTACACCAGCTCCAAATGA
- the zgc:92591 gene encoding late histone H2B.L4 isoform X1 codes for MTNDLSKKKGKSSGEKKGKRKAKRRETYAMYIYKVLKQVHPDTGISSRAMSIMNSFVNDLFERIATEASRLAQYNKRSTITSREVQTAVRLLLPGELAKHAVSEGTKAVTKYTSSK; via the exons ATGACTAATGATCTATCTAAAAAGAAGGGGAAGAGCTCAGGTGAGAAAAAGGGCAAAAGAAAAGCCAAAAGAAGAGAAACTTACGCCATGTACATCTATAAAGTTTTGAAACAG GTTCATCCGGACACGGGGATCTCCAGCAGAGCCATGAGCATCATGAACTCCTTCGTCAATGACCTGTTTGAGCGGATTGCCACAGAGGCGTCCCGGCTGGCTCAGTACAATAAACGCTCCACCATCACCAGCAGGGAGGTGCAGACCGCAgtgaggctgctgctgcccgGGGAGCTGGCCAAACACGCCGTGTCCGAGGGAACCAAGGCTGTCACCAAGTACACCAGCTCCAAATGA